A part of Thiomicrorhabdus sediminis genomic DNA contains:
- a CDS encoding 3'-5' exonuclease, with amino-acid sequence MFNTIKSWLNERRLNQQKAALKDDAYAYLFEPAQAGCFVCFDCETTGLDRNNDRIITLSAVKIVGDEILTSQGLNLVVKQEQEIAEQSILVHQIRNIDVEDSKSAYATEQDAIKAFLAFIRGATLVGYYLEFDVAMVNRVIKPWLGIELPNPKIEVSELYYLYARREAKRSCIEPNIDLRFDSILKHLQLPNFGQHDAANDALMTALIFVKLQKMGLR; translated from the coding sequence ATGTTCAACACGATCAAGTCCTGGTTAAATGAACGGCGCCTCAATCAACAAAAGGCCGCGCTAAAAGATGATGCCTACGCTTATCTGTTTGAACCGGCTCAAGCTGGGTGCTTTGTCTGCTTTGATTGCGAAACCACCGGTTTAGATCGCAATAATGACCGTATTATCACTTTAAGTGCGGTGAAAATCGTTGGCGATGAAATTCTTACCAGTCAAGGTTTGAATCTGGTGGTTAAACAAGAACAGGAAATTGCCGAGCAAAGCATTTTGGTGCATCAGATTCGTAATATCGATGTTGAGGATAGCAAGAGTGCTTATGCAACCGAGCAAGATGCGATCAAAGCGTTTTTGGCGTTTATTCGCGGTGCGACACTGGTGGGGTATTATTTGGAATTCGATGTCGCTATGGTCAATCGCGTGATTAAGCCTTGGCTCGGTATTGAGCTGCCCAACCCTAAAATAGAAGTGTCCGAGCTGTATTATTTATATGCCAGACGGGAGGCTAAGCGCAGCTGTATAGAACCGAATATCGATTTGCGTTTTGATAGCATTCTAAAGCATTTGCAGCTGCCGAATTTCGGCCAGCATGACGCCGCTAATGATGCGTTAATGACGGCGTTGATTTTTGTTAAACTGCAAAAGATGGGGTTAAGATAA
- the rimP gene encoding ribosome maturation factor RimP, translating into MTIEEKIQNALQPTVEGMGFVWWGMEYLPAGRHTLLRIFIEKEDGTINSDETYAVCKQISAVLDVEDIISSEFRLEVSSPGMDRLLFTPEQFERYQGSEVQVRSSIAVLGRKRFKGIMTQVTESGIELEVDGEIYPIEFDLIEKANVVPKF; encoded by the coding sequence GTGACAATTGAAGAAAAAATTCAAAATGCTTTACAGCCTACAGTAGAAGGCATGGGCTTTGTTTGGTGGGGTATGGAGTATCTTCCGGCAGGTAGACATACGTTATTGCGTATTTTTATCGAAAAAGAAGACGGCACCATTAACTCGGATGAGACCTATGCTGTATGTAAACAAATCAGTGCTGTATTGGATGTTGAAGACATTATTAGCAGTGAATTCCGTTTGGAAGTGTCTTCACCGGGGATGGACCGTTTATTGTTCACTCCGGAACAGTTCGAACGCTACCAAGGTTCGGAAGTTCAAGTTCGCAGTAGCATTGCGGTACTAGGTCGTAAACGTTTCAAAGGCATTATGACTCAGGTGACCGAAAGCGGTATAGAGTTAGAAGTCGACGGTGAAATCTATCCAATAGAATTTGACCTGATCGAAAAGGCCAATGTGGTACCGAAATTTTAA
- a CDS encoding DUF294 nucleotidyltransferase-like domain-containing protein: MAQAQQRDFLSQITPFDELPQADLYKLADSMDVSYFPEHSKIDLTSSAHGGYLYIIIKGKVAEIRDGAIISHYSVRGFFGDAEIFAKADKKVFYEVLEETIAYKMPAAIFLKNLEGHAKFSGFFNTSIVDKLNRVHQTMQAAASTEMMMNTVCNAPIQKHVSVKEQATILQVSQKMLAVRSDACLVEYDDGSVGIVTNADILRMVACEPHGLLTEPGVVGKIANKPVHSVHEFDYLFNALLKMTRYQIDRLVVRRDDGFAGFLHQKDLMTLFANQPGLVLLKVEKVESIDDLVVIGPQIDELINSLNRKGIKTHYIAKLVNELHRKMIHKLIEILLPQVLQDEVCIFVMGSEGRSEQVIRTDQDNALVYSDDLAADQLSLLDQFAADFTAAMQKIGFPPCPGNIMLSNPEWRMSISDFKLKVENWFKNPSDTNFMYAAILLDGEAVYGQHEWLTEIKQTLRQKQEDYPVFLRHFAVGALQFNTPVGFFGGLQADSGKDREQNLIDIKKGGIFPIVHGVRCYALEAGIEQTNTHWRIKALMDRGIFKQEFGIELGETLNYLNTLRLESMLAQVAEGVEIPDNKVRLASLNHRQQDILKQSFAVVDVFKKRIVQHFKLESMM; this comes from the coding sequence ATGGCTCAAGCACAACAACGCGATTTTCTTTCCCAAATCACACCTTTTGACGAACTGCCGCAAGCCGATTTATACAAGCTGGCCGACAGCATGGATGTCAGCTATTTTCCTGAACATAGCAAAATTGATTTAACCTCTTCAGCGCATGGCGGTTATCTGTATATCATTATCAAAGGTAAGGTGGCCGAAATAAGGGATGGTGCGATTATTTCGCATTACAGTGTGCGCGGTTTTTTTGGTGATGCGGAGATTTTCGCCAAAGCCGATAAAAAGGTTTTTTATGAAGTGTTGGAAGAAACCATTGCCTATAAAATGCCTGCGGCCATTTTTTTAAAAAACCTTGAAGGCCATGCTAAGTTCAGCGGCTTCTTCAATACTTCGATTGTCGATAAACTTAATCGTGTTCACCAAACCATGCAAGCGGCAGCATCCACTGAAATGATGATGAATACGGTGTGCAATGCTCCGATTCAAAAGCACGTCAGTGTTAAGGAACAAGCCACGATTTTGCAGGTTTCGCAAAAAATGCTGGCGGTGCGTTCCGATGCCTGCTTGGTGGAATATGATGATGGTTCAGTGGGAATTGTCACCAATGCCGATATCCTACGTATGGTTGCCTGCGAACCCCATGGCTTGTTAACCGAACCCGGTGTGGTCGGTAAAATCGCTAATAAACCGGTGCATTCGGTGCATGAATTCGATTACCTGTTTAATGCGTTATTAAAAATGACCCGTTACCAAATCGACCGTTTGGTGGTGCGACGCGATGATGGCTTTGCCGGTTTTTTGCATCAGAAAGATTTAATGACGCTGTTTGCCAATCAGCCTGGCTTAGTATTGCTTAAGGTCGAGAAGGTCGAATCGATTGATGATTTGGTGGTCATCGGCCCACAGATTGACGAATTGATTAACAGTTTGAACCGTAAGGGTATTAAAACGCACTATATCGCCAAGCTGGTCAACGAGTTGCATCGCAAGATGATTCATAAACTGATTGAGATTTTACTGCCGCAAGTTTTGCAAGATGAGGTTTGTATTTTTGTCATGGGGAGTGAAGGCCGCTCCGAGCAGGTGATTCGCACCGACCAGGATAACGCCTTGGTTTACAGTGACGATTTGGCTGCAGATCAGTTGTCGTTGCTTGACCAATTTGCAGCCGATTTTACTGCGGCGATGCAGAAAATCGGTTTTCCGCCTTGTCCGGGCAATATCATGTTGTCTAACCCCGAATGGCGTATGAGTATCAGCGATTTTAAGCTCAAAGTCGAAAACTGGTTCAAGAACCCCTCGGACACCAATTTTATGTATGCAGCCATTTTGTTGGATGGTGAAGCGGTTTATGGGCAGCACGAGTGGTTAACCGAAATAAAGCAGACATTGCGACAAAAACAGGAAGACTATCCTGTTTTTTTACGCCATTTTGCCGTAGGCGCTTTGCAATTTAATACTCCGGTGGGTTTTTTTGGTGGCTTGCAGGCTGATAGCGGTAAAGATCGCGAACAGAATCTGATCGATATTAAAAAAGGCGGGATTTTCCCGATAGTCCATGGGGTACGTTGTTATGCGCTGGAAGCCGGGATTGAGCAGACCAATACCCATTGGCGCATCAAGGCATTGATGGATAGGGGGATTTTCAAGCAGGAGTTCGGTATCGAGCTTGGGGAAACCCTTAACTACCTGAATACCTTGCGTTTAGAGTCGATGTTGGCGCAGGTCGCAGAAGGTGTGGAAATTCCGGATAACAAAGTGCGCTTGGCGAGCTTGAATCATCGCCAGCAGGATATCCTTAAGCAAAGCTTTGCGGTGGTTGATGTCTTTAAAAAGCGCATTGTTCAGCACTTTAAGCTTGAGAGCATGATGTAA
- the nusA gene encoding transcription termination factor NusA, translated as MSKEVLAVVEIMANEKGVDEEIIFDAIETALATATRRSHDDELDARVVIDRHTGDYETFRRWEVIEDDTAIEDNVGWYIREMDAVDIDPNIEVGQYIEEPMESIDFGRIGAQTAKQVIIQKVREAERKKVVEIYEKRVGEILTGQVKRVDRGDVILDMGDNVDAIIPRNQLVGRETFRIGDRVRAYLQNVEFRPRGPQLFMSRSCNEMLIELFKIEVPEISDDLIDIMSAARDVGFRSKIAVRANDPRLDPIGACVGMRGGRVQAVTNELSGERIDIILWDVNDAQFVINAMAPAEVTQIMVDEDKHTMDLAVEDEQLSQAIGKNGQNIRLASELTGWELNVMTQSEMAEKHETESQDQINVFTNALDIDEDFASVLVAEGFTTIEEVAYVPAAEMLEIDGFDEDLVTELKQRAKDALLTQAIAEEEKAAMAEPAEDLLALEGMTPEMAKQLAKNGVITQEDLAELGTDELLEYVEMDEAAAGELILKARAPWFE; from the coding sequence ATGAGCAAAGAAGTATTAGCTGTTGTAGAGATTATGGCAAACGAAAAGGGTGTCGATGAAGAGATTATCTTTGACGCGATTGAAACAGCCCTTGCAACTGCGACACGCAGAAGCCATGACGATGAACTTGACGCTCGTGTCGTCATTGACCGTCACACAGGTGATTACGAGACTTTCCGTCGTTGGGAAGTTATCGAAGACGATACAGCGATCGAAGACAACGTTGGCTGGTACATCCGTGAAATGGATGCGGTGGATATCGATCCAAATATCGAAGTAGGTCAATATATCGAAGAACCGATGGAATCGATTGATTTCGGTCGTATCGGTGCTCAGACGGCCAAGCAGGTTATTATCCAGAAGGTTCGTGAAGCCGAGCGCAAGAAGGTTGTTGAAATTTACGAGAAGCGCGTAGGCGAAATCCTAACCGGTCAGGTGAAACGTGTTGACCGTGGTGATGTGATTTTGGATATGGGCGATAACGTTGATGCGATTATCCCCCGTAACCAACTTGTTGGTCGTGAGACATTCCGCATCGGCGATCGCGTCCGTGCTTATCTGCAGAACGTAGAATTCCGTCCACGTGGCCCTCAGCTGTTTATGTCACGTTCTTGTAATGAAATGCTTATAGAATTGTTCAAGATCGAAGTGCCTGAGATCAGTGATGATTTGATCGATATTATGAGTGCGGCGCGTGATGTCGGTTTCCGTTCGAAAATTGCGGTGCGTGCCAACGATCCTCGACTAGATCCAATCGGTGCTTGCGTCGGTATGCGTGGTGGTCGTGTTCAGGCCGTTACCAATGAATTGTCTGGTGAACGTATCGATATTATCCTTTGGGATGTGAACGATGCGCAGTTCGTCATCAATGCGATGGCGCCTGCTGAAGTGACGCAGATCATGGTTGATGAAGATAAGCACACCATGGATTTGGCGGTCGAAGACGAACAGCTATCTCAGGCGATCGGTAAAAACGGTCAGAACATCCGTTTGGCATCGGAACTGACCGGTTGGGAACTGAATGTGATGACTCAGTCGGAAATGGCTGAAAAACATGAAACCGAATCTCAGGATCAGATCAATGTTTTCACCAACGCTTTGGATATTGATGAAGACTTCGCTAGCGTATTGGTTGCCGAAGGTTTCACAACCATTGAAGAAGTGGCTTATGTTCCGGCAGCGGAAATGTTGGAAATCGACGGTTTCGATGAAGACTTGGTCACTGAATTGAAGCAGCGTGCCAAAGACGCCTTGTTGACTCAAGCGATTGCCGAAGAAGAAAAGGCCGCGATGGCTGAGCCGGCAGAAGACTTGTTGGCATTAGAAGGTATGACCCCGGAAATGGCTAAGCAGTTAGCTAAAAACGGTGTGATTACTCAAGAAGACCTGGCTGAGCTAGGCACAGATGAATTATTAGAATACGTAGAGATGGATGAAGCGGCTGCTGGAGAATTGATTCTTAAAGCGCGTGCACCATGGTTTGAATAA
- the infB gene encoding translation initiation factor IF-2, which produces MAEVSIKKFAETLNLSVEKLVSQLDASGIKGKKESDSLSEEEKRTLLSYLKGLHGEKAEDTPKKVTLRRKQTLNLSAGSGSGKRTVNVEVRKKRTYVKKPEVAEEVVEETPVEEVAVEETVVETPVVEQAVVAATEDKAFAAKTDSKDAKKDGKVDSKDIVDVAPKAPKEDHSNASKKAKDKKHHETRKVNDGNDGPPKGGHKKAAGKGKGRSIVDDNRTPKMRRGGNKKFAKQAENQHGFQQPTEAVVREVKVPESITLSSLAEKMAVKAGEVIKFMMMELGTMATINQVLDQETAMLIVEEMGHKPVAFNEVTVEDEVVNQEYDGETVKRSPIVTIMGHVDHGKTSLLDYIRKAKVAHGEAGGITQHIGAYHVDTDMGGVTFIDTPGHAAFTAMRARGAEITDVVVIVVAADDGVMPQTKEAIQHARASGVGIVVAVNKMDKETANMDRVMQELVAEEVVPEAWGGDVQFVPVSAKTGMGIDELLDAISLQAEILELEAPVEGHAKGVVVESRLDKGRGAVATVLVQSGTLRKGDIVLCGMEYGRVRALIGDSGENVESAGPSIPVELLGLSGVPVAGDEMITVENERKAREAASFRQGKFKELKIARQQKQKLENMFNKMAEGDIQNVNIILKADVQGSIEAIADALTKLSTDEVRVNVISSGVGGITETDANLALASEALIFGFNVRADASAKRIIDNEGILLKYYSIIYEIVDEVKRAIEGRMAPEVQERIVGVADVRDVFKAPKIGLIAGCMVTEGLVKRSNPIRVLRDNVVIYEGVLESLRRFKDDVNEVQKGIECGIGVKDYNDVKVGDQIECYERVEVKRTLD; this is translated from the coding sequence ATGGCCGAAGTATCAATAAAAAAATTTGCAGAGACTCTCAACCTTTCTGTTGAAAAACTGGTTTCACAGCTGGACGCATCAGGTATCAAAGGTAAGAAAGAAAGCGATTCTTTATCTGAAGAAGAAAAGCGTACACTTTTAAGCTACCTTAAAGGTTTGCACGGTGAAAAGGCAGAGGACACGCCTAAGAAGGTGACTTTACGCCGTAAGCAGACTTTGAATCTATCAGCAGGTTCAGGTAGCGGTAAGCGAACCGTTAATGTTGAAGTACGTAAGAAGCGTACTTACGTGAAAAAGCCTGAAGTGGCGGAAGAAGTTGTTGAAGAAACACCGGTAGAAGAAGTAGCCGTTGAAGAAACGGTTGTCGAAACACCGGTTGTTGAACAAGCGGTTGTTGCTGCAACCGAAGATAAAGCTTTTGCTGCAAAGACAGATAGCAAAGACGCTAAAAAAGACGGCAAGGTCGATAGCAAGGACATCGTTGATGTTGCGCCGAAGGCCCCGAAAGAAGATCATTCGAATGCCTCCAAAAAGGCAAAAGATAAGAAACATCATGAAACCCGCAAGGTAAATGATGGCAATGACGGCCCACCAAAAGGCGGTCATAAAAAAGCTGCTGGCAAGGGCAAAGGACGTAGTATTGTTGATGACAACCGTACTCCTAAAATGCGTCGTGGCGGTAATAAGAAATTTGCCAAGCAAGCTGAAAACCAGCACGGTTTCCAACAGCCTACCGAAGCGGTTGTTCGCGAAGTTAAGGTTCCTGAAAGCATTACCTTGTCTTCACTTGCAGAAAAAATGGCGGTTAAAGCCGGTGAAGTTATCAAGTTTATGATGATGGAGCTTGGTACTATGGCGACCATCAACCAAGTGCTTGACCAGGAAACGGCGATGTTAATTGTTGAAGAGATGGGGCATAAGCCGGTCGCTTTCAACGAAGTCACGGTCGAAGACGAAGTGGTTAACCAGGAATACGACGGTGAAACGGTTAAGCGTTCGCCAATCGTTACCATTATGGGTCACGTTGACCACGGTAAGACCTCGTTGCTTGACTATATCCGTAAAGCTAAGGTTGCTCACGGTGAAGCCGGTGGGATTACCCAGCATATCGGTGCCTACCATGTCGATACCGATATGGGTGGTGTTACCTTTATCGATACTCCGGGTCACGCCGCGTTTACCGCCATGCGTGCACGTGGTGCCGAAATCACTGACGTGGTGGTTATCGTAGTTGCCGCCGATGACGGTGTAATGCCGCAGACCAAAGAAGCGATCCAGCATGCTAGAGCTTCGGGTGTCGGTATTGTGGTTGCCGTTAACAAAATGGATAAAGAGACCGCGAATATGGATCGCGTTATGCAAGAACTGGTTGCCGAAGAGGTGGTTCCAGAAGCATGGGGTGGTGATGTCCAGTTCGTTCCGGTATCGGCGAAAACCGGTATGGGTATCGATGAACTATTGGATGCGATCTCTCTACAGGCGGAAATTCTTGAACTAGAAGCGCCGGTTGAAGGTCATGCTAAAGGTGTCGTGGTTGAATCGCGTCTTGATAAGGGTCGTGGTGCGGTCGCAACGGTACTGGTTCAGTCGGGTACCTTGCGCAAAGGCGATATCGTGCTTTGTGGTATGGAATACGGTCGTGTTCGAGCCTTGATCGGTGATTCGGGTGAAAACGTTGAATCAGCAGGTCCATCTATTCCGGTAGAGTTGTTGGGTCTATCTGGTGTGCCGGTTGCCGGTGATGAGATGATCACCGTTGAGAACGAGCGTAAAGCGCGTGAAGCGGCTTCATTCCGTCAAGGTAAGTTCAAAGAATTGAAAATTGCCCGTCAACAGAAGCAGAAGCTTGAGAACATGTTCAACAAGATGGCCGAAGGCGATATTCAGAACGTTAACATCATTCTGAAAGCGGACGTACAAGGTTCTATCGAAGCGATTGCTGATGCGTTAACGAAACTGTCTACCGATGAAGTACGTGTAAACGTAATCTCATCTGGTGTGGGTGGAATCACTGAGACCGATGCTAACTTGGCGTTAGCGTCTGAAGCCTTGATTTTCGGTTTCAACGTTCGTGCCGATGCCTCTGCCAAGCGCATTATCGATAACGAAGGTATCCTGTTGAAGTACTACAGCATCATCTACGAGATCGTTGATGAAGTGAAACGTGCGATTGAAGGTCGTATGGCTCCTGAAGTTCAAGAGCGCATTGTTGGTGTGGCTGACGTTCGTGACGTCTTTAAGGCGCCTAAGATCGGCTTGATTGCCGGTTGTATGGTCACCGAAGGTCTTGTTAAGCGTAGCAACCCTATCCGTGTATTACGTGATAACGTGGTCATCTACGAAGGTGTGCTTGAGTCACTTCGCCGCTTTAAAGACGATGTCAACGAAGTACAGAAAGGTATCGAGTGTGGTATCGGGGTTAAGGACTACAACGATGTTAAGGTTGGAGACCAGATCGAGTGTTACGAGCGCGTTGAAGTTAAGCGTACATTGGATTAA
- the acs gene encoding acetate--CoA ligase — MSNIESILTETRLFQPNEKVKQTVAIDEDTLAAMRAKAEQDNVGFWSDLAKEKLSWTKPFTVGLDESEAPFFKWFTDGELNVSYNCIDRHLATKSDKNAIIFEGDQGGVETYTYKELHDQVCRFANTLTAQGVEKGDRVVIYMPMIPQAVFAMQACARIGAIHSVVFGGFSAEALRDRIEDAGAKMVITANASLRGGKTIPLKDAVDEALEKGCDHVKKVIVYRRTDLDVPMQEGRDMDWMEAEAGMSNYHDPVPVNAEHPLFLLYTSGSTGKPKGVQHSSGGYLLNAHLTNEWMFDLKDDDVFWCTADVGWITGHSYVAYGPLSVGATTVIFEGVPTYPDAGRFWQVCEDHNVTVFYTAPTAIRALMKFGADLPNKYDLSKLRLLGTVGEPINPEAWMWYHDVIGRGECPIIDTWWQTETGAHMIAPFPVTPLKPGSCTQPLPGIDAAILDEEGNELGRGEGGLLVIKKPWPSMIRNVWGQPERYKSTYFPLENVPYYVVGDSAYQDEDGYFWILGRVDDVLNVSGHRLGTMEIESALVAHEKVAEAAVVGRPHDVKGEAVAAFVVLNVDIPKGAERDALIQELRNWVAKEIGPIAKPDDIRFGTNLPKTRSGKIMRRLLRTIAKGEEITQDTSTLEDPSILEQFQK; from the coding sequence ATGTCTAATATTGAATCGATCTTAACCGAAACTCGTCTTTTTCAGCCAAATGAGAAAGTCAAACAGACGGTCGCGATAGATGAAGACACCTTAGCGGCAATGAGGGCCAAAGCTGAACAGGATAATGTTGGTTTTTGGTCGGATTTAGCTAAAGAAAAACTGTCTTGGACAAAACCTTTCACAGTCGGATTGGATGAATCCGAAGCTCCTTTTTTCAAATGGTTCACTGACGGTGAACTGAACGTCTCCTATAACTGTATCGATCGCCACTTGGCTACCAAGAGCGACAAGAACGCGATTATCTTCGAAGGTGATCAGGGCGGCGTGGAAACCTATACCTATAAAGAACTGCATGATCAGGTCTGCCGTTTTGCCAACACTTTGACAGCGCAGGGCGTTGAAAAAGGTGATCGCGTTGTCATCTATATGCCGATGATCCCGCAAGCCGTATTCGCTATGCAGGCTTGTGCGCGTATCGGTGCGATCCATTCGGTGGTGTTCGGTGGTTTTTCCGCTGAAGCCTTGCGTGACCGTATTGAAGATGCCGGTGCCAAAATGGTGATTACCGCTAACGCCAGTTTGCGTGGTGGTAAGACAATTCCTTTGAAGGACGCGGTTGATGAAGCTTTGGAAAAAGGCTGTGACCATGTTAAGAAGGTGATCGTTTATCGCCGTACCGATCTGGATGTGCCGATGCAAGAAGGCCGTGATATGGATTGGATGGAAGCCGAAGCCGGTATGAGCAACTACCATGATCCGGTTCCAGTCAATGCCGAACATCCATTGTTCCTACTTTATACATCCGGTTCTACCGGTAAACCAAAAGGTGTTCAGCACAGTTCCGGTGGTTATTTATTAAATGCCCATTTGACCAATGAATGGATGTTTGACCTGAAAGACGATGACGTTTTCTGGTGTACCGCCGATGTGGGCTGGATTACCGGTCACTCCTATGTTGCCTATGGTCCTCTGTCTGTGGGGGCGACAACTGTGATTTTCGAAGGTGTGCCGACCTATCCTGATGCAGGCCGTTTCTGGCAAGTCTGTGAAGACCATAATGTGACGGTTTTCTATACAGCGCCAACTGCGATTCGTGCTTTGATGAAATTCGGTGCCGATCTGCCGAACAAGTATGACCTGTCTAAATTGCGCTTGCTTGGTACGGTAGGGGAGCCAATCAACCCTGAAGCCTGGATGTGGTATCACGATGTTATCGGACGCGGTGAATGTCCGATTATCGATACTTGGTGGCAGACGGAAACCGGTGCTCATATGATTGCCCCTTTCCCGGTCACACCGTTAAAACCAGGTTCATGTACGCAGCCATTACCAGGTATCGATGCCGCTATTCTTGATGAAGAGGGCAATGAGCTGGGCCGTGGTGAAGGTGGTCTATTGGTTATCAAAAAACCATGGCCATCAATGATTCGTAACGTTTGGGGTCAGCCTGAACGTTATAAATCGACTTATTTCCCGTTGGAAAACGTGCCTTATTATGTGGTTGGCGATAGCGCTTACCAGGATGAGGACGGTTATTTCTGGATTCTAGGTCGTGTCGATGACGTATTGAACGTCTCCGGTCACCGTCTGGGAACCATGGAAATCGAGTCGGCACTTGTTGCCCATGAAAAGGTCGCGGAAGCGGCGGTAGTGGGTCGACCTCACGATGTGAAAGGTGAAGCGGTTGCAGCCTTTGTGGTATTGAATGTCGATATCCCAAAAGGCGCTGAACGTGATGCACTGATTCAAGAACTACGCAATTGGGTTGCCAAAGAGATTGGTCCGATTGCTAAACCGGATGATATCCGTTTCGGTACCAACTTGCCGAAAACGCGCTCCGGTAAAATCATGCGACGTCTGCTGAGAACTATCGCCAAAGGCGAAGAGATCACGCAAGACACTTCTACTTTAGAAGATCCATCCATTCTGGAACAATTTCAAAAGTAG
- a CDS encoding DUF485 domain-containing protein encodes MQSKVKYGAILLAIYTVLYFGVALMVSASFKDVAAADVAGLPLAIWGGLVVIVTGVIITRLYLKKMDEEESN; translated from the coding sequence ATGCAAAGTAAAGTGAAGTATGGAGCCATTTTATTGGCTATTTACACAGTCCTGTACTTTGGGGTTGCGCTGATGGTAAGTGCTAGCTTCAAAGATGTTGCAGCGGCTGATGTTGCTGGTCTTCCACTAGCAATCTGGGGAGGCCTGGTGGTGATTGTCACAGGTGTCATCATTACCCGTCTTTATCTGAAAAAGATGGATGAAGAGGAGTCTAACTAA
- a CDS encoding cation acetate symporter, whose product MENLVALTIVGLGILLSVYISFYHRRSTASTANYYVAGGGLSPKVNGLAMLGDYASAASFLGVAGAVALSGVDGWWLAIGFFAAWIVVLIAISSPLKNVGKFTVADVLNARFGNNAKQIRTVAMLSTLVLCVMYLVPQIVGAGHLFGLLLGWDYLPTVLVTGSLMALFVIVGGMKGTSYNQAIQGAILFGAMLFLLIFGIIHLFGGNPAGVIEASEHMVPAKLAAANPAAVAAAAAASDPGAAVDAVRALMPEAASAVTPGVGLRDFANQASLVLALFLGVLGLPHILIKFYTVSNATEARKSAEITIWGLAIFYAAIFFVGLIAMYALYPELLKMIAAGEVGKAKNMTMPMLGDMLGGQILMGVIAAGAMAAMLSTSAGLLISATSSLAHDLYKGVINPDSTDEQELKFAKMGAFFLAIVAIAMSVWLKSENVAMLVGMCFGIAASTFAPALVFAVWWKKLTSQAVIWGMAVGLVLSLLFTFSKFFGETTMLGLDVLVNPALYSVPAAVLVTVVVSLMTSDRGDTEEFMAKAHGK is encoded by the coding sequence ATGGAAAATTTGGTTGCATTGACCATTGTAGGTCTGGGTATTTTACTATCTGTCTACATCAGTTTTTATCACCGTCGTTCTACGGCTTCAACAGCTAACTATTATGTTGCTGGGGGCGGACTTTCGCCAAAAGTTAACGGTCTAGCTATGCTGGGTGACTATGCTTCTGCGGCAAGTTTCTTGGGTGTGGCCGGTGCGGTTGCGTTGTCTGGTGTAGATGGCTGGTGGCTTGCTATCGGTTTCTTCGCGGCTTGGATTGTGGTTTTGATTGCGATCTCCAGCCCGTTGAAAAACGTTGGTAAATTTACCGTTGCAGATGTACTGAATGCGCGTTTCGGTAATAACGCCAAGCAAATCCGTACTGTTGCCATGCTTTCAACATTAGTACTTTGTGTAATGTATCTTGTTCCTCAGATCGTTGGTGCCGGTCACCTGTTTGGTCTACTACTTGGATGGGATTACCTGCCGACTGTATTGGTAACAGGTTCTTTGATGGCGCTATTCGTAATCGTTGGTGGTATGAAAGGGACTTCTTATAACCAAGCGATTCAGGGCGCGATCCTTTTCGGTGCGATGCTGTTCTTATTGATATTCGGTATTATTCACCTATTCGGTGGTAACCCAGCGGGTGTTATCGAAGCGTCTGAGCACATGGTTCCAGCTAAATTGGCAGCAGCTAACCCAGCAGCAGTAGCGGCAGCGGCGGCAGCGTCTGATCCCGGTGCAGCGGTAGATGCAGTTCGTGCATTGATGCCAGAAGCGGCTTCTGCGGTAACTCCGGGTGTCGGTCTGCGTGACTTCGCTAACCAAGCGTCTCTGGTGCTTGCATTGTTCTTGGGTGTGTTGGGTCTTCCTCACATCCTGATCAAGTTCTATACCGTATCTAATGCGACTGAAGCTCGTAAATCAGCTGAAATCACTATCTGGGGTCTAGCGATCTTTTATGCAGCTATCTTCTTCGTAGGTCTGATCGCTATGTATGCGCTATACCCTGAGCTACTAAAAATGATTGCTGCGGGTGAAGTTGGTAAAGCGAAAAACATGACAATGCCTATGTTGGGTGACATGTTGGGTGGTCAGATCCTGATGGGTGTGATTGCAGCCGGTGCGATGGCAGCGATGCTTTCCACTTCTGCAGGTCTATTGATTTCTGCGACATCTTCGTTGGCGCACGACCTATATAAAGGTGTTATCAACCCTGATTCAACTGATGAGCAAGAACTTAAGTTCGCTAAAATGGGTGCTTTCTTCCTGGCAATCGTTGCTATCGCGATGTCTGTATGGTTGAAGTCTGAAAACGTAGCGATGCTTGTTGGTATGTGTTTCGGTATTGCCGCTTCTACTTTTGCTCCGGCTCTGGTATTTGCTGTATGGTGGAAGAAGCTAACTAGCCAAGCTGTTATCTGGGGTATGGCTGTTGGTCTTGTTCTATCTCTACTGTTCACATTCAGTAAGTTCTTCGGTGAAACAACAATGCTAGGACTAGACGTACTGGTTAACCCAGCACTTTATTCTGTTCCTGCTGCGGTATTGGTTACTGTTGTTGTCAGCTTGATGACAAGTGATCGTGGTGACACAGAAGAGTTCATGGCGAAAGCTCACGGAAAATAA